From the Amblyraja radiata isolate CabotCenter1 chromosome 12, sAmbRad1.1.pri, whole genome shotgun sequence genome, one window contains:
- the LOC116979271 gene encoding gamma-aminobutyric acid receptor subunit beta-4-like isoform X2, translating to MSIHIASIDMISEVNMDYTITMYFQQGWRDKRLSYTAIPLNLTLDNRVADQLWLPDTYFLNDKKSFLHGVTVKNRMIRLHPDGTVLYGLRITTTAACMMDLRRYPLDQQNCTLEIESYGYTTDDIVFYWKGGDTAVTGVDNLELPQFTIVELRLVSKEVVFATGSYPRLSLSFRIKRNIGYFILQTYMPSILITILSWVSFWINYDASAARVALGVTTVLTMTTINTHLRETLPKIPYVKAIDIYLMGCFVFVFLALLEYAFVNYIFFGKAPTQHTKPLGKTSKNNADWGSFPNTGIDVHGNILLSTLELNEEVVPSEPASSVSNSRNSVMSFDSSGIQFRRVGSRDGLEPTPRERKRDRELTKSRLHRRSSKLKLRIPHLMDVSAIDKWSRIVFPITFGFFNIIYWLYYVH from the exons GATTACACCATCACCATGTACTTCCAGCAAGGTTGGCGGGACAAGCGTCTCTCGTACACGGCCATCCCTCTCAACCTGACGTTAGACAACCGCGTGGCAGACCAGCTCTGGCTGCCTGACACCTACTTCCTCAACGACAAGAAGTCCTTCCTGCATGGGGTGACAGTGAAGAACCGCATGATCCGGCTGCACCCCGATGGCACCGTGTTGTACGGGCTCAG GATCACCACCACTGCTGCCTGTATGATGGATCTGAGACGCTATCCCTTGGACCAACAGAACTGCACGCTGGAAATAGAAAGTT ATGGCTACACCACAGACGACATTGTGTTCTACTGGAAAGGTGGAGATACAGCGGTGACTGGAGTGGACAACCTGGAGCTCCCACAGTTCACCATCGTTGAGCTGAGGCTTGTGTCCAAGGAAGTGGTCTTTGCCACAG GTTCGTACCCTCGGTTGTCACTCAGTTTCCGCATCAAGAGGAACATCGGATACTTCATCCTGCAAACCTACATGCCCTCAATCCTCATCACCATCCTGTCCTGGGTCTCATTCTGGATTAACTATGATGCTTCTGCTGCACGAGTCGCCCTGG GAGTTACGACGGTTCTGACAATGACCACAATCAACACTCACCTCCGCGAAACCCTCCCCAAGATCCCCTACGTCAAGGCCATTGACATTTACCTGATGGGCTGCTTTGTCTTTGTCTTTCTGGCCTTGCTGGAGTATGCCTTTGTCAACTATATCTTCTTCGGCAAGGCTCCAACACAGCACACCAAACCCCTGGGCAAAACCAGCAAGAACAACGCAGACTGGGGCAGCTTCCCAAACACGGGG ATTGATGTCCATGGAAACATTCTCCTCAGCACCTTGGAACTGAATGAAGAGGTGGTGCCCTCGGAGCCAGCCAGCAGTGTCAGCAATTCCCGTAATTCTGTCATGTCCTTTGATAGTTCTGGAATTCAGTTTCGAAGGGTTGGATCCAGGGATGGGCTGGAGCCCACCCCCCGCGAGCGGAAGCGAGACCGTGAGCTCACCAAAAGCCGACTGCATCGACGGTCATCCAAGCTGAAGCTGAGGATCCCCCACCTGATGGATGTTAGTGCAATTGACAAGTGGTCGAGAATCGTCTTCCCCATCACCTTTGGCTTCTTCAACATCATCTACTGGCTGTACTACGTGCACTGA